Proteins encoded in a region of the Streptomyces sp. NBC_01298 genome:
- a CDS encoding helix-turn-helix domain-containing protein: MTGGTDDGPRRVGRPRADQLRPASGRPPREELLYAAAELFTVKGYAATTTRAVAERAGMRQATMYHYFAGKEELLAELLESTVAPSLELARRLAGEADRPAGRRLWELCRSDVMLLCGGPYNLGALYLLPEVAGARFARFRRMRQELKDIYRELLDGTRVGVELAGDKAGLVLRNDLVFGLIEGVMLIHRSDPGRPVAAFAEATADAALRIADVPR, translated from the coding sequence ATGACTGGTGGAACGGATGACGGGCCGAGACGGGTCGGTCGGCCGCGCGCCGATCAGCTGAGACCGGCGAGCGGGCGGCCGCCGCGCGAGGAACTCCTCTACGCGGCGGCCGAGTTGTTCACGGTGAAGGGGTACGCGGCGACGACCACGCGGGCCGTGGCCGAACGGGCCGGAATGCGCCAGGCCACGATGTACCACTACTTCGCCGGCAAGGAGGAACTCCTCGCCGAACTCCTGGAGTCCACGGTCGCGCCCTCCCTGGAACTGGCCCGCCGGCTGGCCGGGGAAGCGGACCGGCCCGCCGGCCGCCGGCTCTGGGAGCTGTGCCGCTCGGACGTGATGCTGCTGTGCGGCGGTCCGTACAACCTGGGCGCGCTCTACCTGTTGCCCGAGGTCGCCGGTGCGCGCTTCGCCCGCTTTCGCCGGATGCGACAGGAACTCAAGGACATCTACCGGGAGTTGCTCGACGGGACCCGCGTCGGAGTCGAACTCGCCGGTGACAAGGCTGGATTGGTGCTCCGCAACGACCTGGTCTTCGGGCTCATCGAAGGCGTGATGCTGATCCACCGCTCCGATCCGGGGCGCCCGGTGGCCGCCTTCGCGGAGGCCACCGCCGACGCGGCGCTGCGGATCGCGGACGTCCCCCGCTAG
- a CDS encoding RluA family pseudouridine synthase — protein sequence MKRRSHIPDAPLPQVSGIDPVRMRLPPDPDGTWPDLGSYLTARYEGTRGAQSMARLLQDGRVLGPGGRVLRPQDPYEPGAFLWFHRDMPPEPVVPFPIGVVYRDEHLLVADKPHFLATTPRGSHVFQTALARLRVELGLPALSPAHRLDRMTAGLVLFSIRPEDRGAYQLMFQERRIRKEYEALAPHDPAVEFPRTLRSHIEKVRGVMAATEVAGAEPNAETLAELIAVKGDTGRYRLTPHTGRTHQLRVHMNSLGLPILGDPVYPVVRDPAPDDYRRPLQLLARTLEFTDPVTGIAHRIESGRTLRAWDDRPGWEEGCEEPRTP from the coding sequence GTGAAGCGCAGATCCCACATCCCCGACGCGCCCCTGCCCCAGGTCTCCGGCATCGACCCGGTCCGCATGCGGCTGCCCCCCGACCCGGACGGGACCTGGCCGGACCTCGGCTCCTACCTCACGGCACGCTACGAGGGCACGCGCGGCGCCCAGTCCATGGCCCGCCTGCTCCAGGACGGCCGGGTGCTGGGCCCCGGCGGCCGGGTGCTGCGGCCGCAGGACCCGTACGAGCCCGGCGCCTTCCTGTGGTTCCACCGGGACATGCCGCCCGAGCCCGTGGTGCCCTTCCCCATCGGGGTCGTCTACCGCGACGAGCACCTGCTGGTGGCCGACAAGCCGCACTTCCTGGCCACCACCCCGCGCGGCAGCCACGTCTTCCAGACGGCCCTGGCCCGGCTCCGGGTGGAGCTCGGCCTGCCCGCGCTGAGCCCCGCGCACCGGCTGGACCGGATGACCGCCGGACTGGTGCTGTTCAGCATCCGCCCCGAGGACCGGGGCGCCTACCAGCTGATGTTCCAGGAGCGGCGGATCCGCAAGGAGTACGAGGCGCTCGCGCCCCACGACCCGGCGGTGGAGTTCCCCCGGACCCTGCGCAGCCACATCGAGAAGGTCCGCGGGGTGATGGCGGCCACGGAGGTCGCGGGCGCCGAGCCCAATGCCGAGACCCTGGCCGAACTCATCGCGGTCAAGGGGGACACCGGGCGCTACCGGCTGACCCCGCACACCGGGCGCACCCACCAGCTGCGGGTCCACATGAACAGCCTGGGCCTGCCGATCCTGGGCGACCCGGTCTATCCGGTGGTCCGCGACCCGGCGCCCGACGACTACCGGCGCCCGCTCCAGCTCCTGGCCCGCACCCTGGAGTTCACCGACCCCGTCACCGGGATCGCACACCGCATCGAGAGCGGCCGCACCCTGCGGGCCTGGGACGACCGGCCCGGATGGGAAGAGGGATGCGAGGAACCGAGGACTCCCTAG
- a CDS encoding serine hydrolase → MRTLRAFTAAGAAALLASAGTATAAPSPPPAPTAQLTDAQVDTAVRSLDATVAEMMRRTGVPGVSVAVVHDDEVVYLKGFGLRRVGDPAAVGPDTVFQIASLSKPVSSTVAAGVLKDPADFDRHAELPGFALKDPWVTSHVTTADLLSHRSGLPDHAGDLLEDLGYDQAYILDHLRLAPLSPFRAGYAYTNFGFTAAAEALARSRGTTWQKLSADTLFKPAGMTHTSTGFQAFVDAPDHAATHVRNADGTWSPRYVRDPDAQAPAGGVSSTARDMSRWLRLQLSGGTLDGKRIIPADTLARTHLPEIVSQPPASPTGRTGFYGLGWNVNYDDAGRLRLSHSGAFELGANTSVGMLPLEELGIVVLTNGAPVGLPDAIAADFFDTAEHGRATTDWLALTGALYARINAEGRSPTDYAHPPTGAKPAGKDSTYAGTYDNPYYGKATVAATSEGKLTLSLGPEPMVFPLTHYDGDTFSYETTGENAVGRTGVFFSPADRTVRIEHLDADHLGTFTRG, encoded by the coding sequence ATGCGTACGCTCCGCGCATTCACGGCAGCCGGAGCAGCCGCCCTCCTGGCCTCGGCCGGGACCGCGACCGCCGCCCCGAGCCCGCCGCCCGCGCCCACCGCCCAGCTCACGGACGCCCAGGTCGACACGGCCGTGCGGAGCCTCGACGCCACCGTCGCCGAGATGATGCGCCGCACCGGGGTTCCCGGCGTCTCCGTCGCCGTCGTCCACGACGACGAGGTGGTCTACCTCAAGGGCTTCGGCCTGCGCCGCGTAGGGGACCCGGCCGCGGTGGGCCCCGACACCGTCTTCCAGATCGCCTCGCTCTCCAAGCCGGTCTCCTCCACCGTCGCCGCCGGGGTCCTCAAGGACCCGGCCGACTTCGACCGGCACGCGGAGCTGCCCGGCTTCGCCCTCAAGGACCCGTGGGTGACCTCCCACGTCACCACCGCCGACCTGCTCTCCCACCGCAGCGGCCTGCCCGACCACGCCGGCGACCTCCTCGAAGACCTCGGCTACGACCAGGCGTACATCCTCGACCACCTGCGCCTGGCGCCCCTGAGCCCCTTCCGCGCGGGCTACGCCTACACCAACTTCGGGTTCACGGCCGCCGCCGAGGCGCTCGCCCGCTCCCGCGGCACCACCTGGCAGAAGCTCAGCGCCGACACCCTCTTCAAGCCCGCCGGCATGACGCACACCAGCACCGGGTTCCAGGCCTTCGTCGACGCCCCCGACCATGCCGCCACCCACGTCAGGAACGCGGACGGCACCTGGAGCCCCCGCTACGTCCGCGACCCCGACGCCCAGGCCCCCGCCGGCGGAGTGAGCAGCACCGCCCGCGACATGTCCCGCTGGCTGCGGCTCCAGCTCTCCGGCGGCACCCTCGACGGCAAGCGGATCATCCCCGCCGACACCCTCGCCCGCACCCACCTCCCCGAGATCGTGTCGCAGCCGCCCGCCTCCCCCACCGGCCGCACCGGGTTCTACGGGCTGGGCTGGAACGTCAACTACGACGACGCGGGCCGCCTGCGCCTGAGCCACTCCGGCGCCTTCGAACTCGGCGCCAACACCAGCGTCGGCATGCTCCCGCTGGAGGAGCTCGGCATCGTCGTCCTCACCAACGGCGCCCCCGTCGGCCTCCCCGACGCCATCGCCGCCGACTTCTTCGACACCGCCGAACACGGCAGGGCCACCACCGACTGGCTGGCCCTGACGGGCGCCCTCTACGCGCGGATCAACGCGGAGGGCCGCTCCCCCACCGACTACGCCCACCCGCCCACCGGGGCGAAGCCGGCCGGGAAGGACTCCACCTACGCCGGCACCTACGACAACCCCTACTACGGCAAGGCGACCGTGGCGGCCACGAGCGAGGGCAAGCTGACCCTGTCCCTCGGCCCGGAGCCGATGGTCTTCCCCCTCACCCACTACGACGGGGACACCTTCAGCTACGAGACCACCGGCGAGAACGCGGTCGGCCGCACCGGGGTGTTCTTCTCCCCCGCCGACCGCACGGTCCGCATCGAGCACCTGGACGCCGACCACCTCGGCACCTTCACCCGGGGCTAG
- a CDS encoding IS4 family transposase, which translates to MGPLCRRTGDPALRLVPRRRIRGPARAHAVALELRGSLPACDGVGRGRRVRIGILTKVFTAELVDAAIAKHDRAERRRRLLPARLVVYFVLALCLFARESYEEVLRVLTSGIPGSHALARVNRSSLCRARARLGEDVLETVFRQVAGPLAAPAAPGAWWRGLRLLALDGTQFDLPDSTSNGDTFDGPSTTGGVPFGFPQVRAVVLAEIGTHGVLDARLGGYRDGERSLAYPLAGSTGPGDLVIADRGFWSVEFAHVFTVAGADLLVRLQSNHLGTAQEELPDSSYLSMARPGKEVRLRAAREGRTLPRHVIYRVITFTKDGKVAYLGTTPARSPRPGGRPAHASFRPGVIATAHAQSRSRTAGPC; encoded by the coding sequence ATGGGCCCATTGTGCCGCCGAACGGGTGATCCCGCGCTGCGGCTCGTCCCTCGCCGCCGGATACGGGGGCCGGCCCGGGCCCATGCAGTTGCCTTAGAGCTGCGGGGATCGTTGCCTGCGTGTGACGGGGTGGGGCGCGGCCGGCGGGTGCGGATCGGGATTCTGACGAAGGTGTTCACGGCCGAGCTGGTCGACGCGGCGATAGCCAAGCACGACCGTGCCGAGCGGCGCCGCCGACTCCTGCCGGCGAGGCTGGTCGTGTACTTCGTCCTGGCCCTGTGTCTGTTCGCCCGGGAGTCGTACGAGGAGGTGCTGCGGGTACTGACCAGCGGCATCCCGGGCAGCCACGCTCTCGCACGGGTGAACCGGTCATCGTTGTGCCGGGCCCGCGCCCGCCTCGGCGAGGACGTGTTGGAGACCGTGTTCCGCCAGGTGGCCGGCCCGCTCGCCGCCCCGGCCGCGCCCGGCGCATGGTGGCGAGGACTGCGGCTCCTCGCCCTGGACGGCACCCAGTTCGATCTTCCGGATTCGACGAGTAACGGCGACACCTTCGACGGCCCCTCCACCACCGGCGGCGTCCCCTTCGGCTTCCCCCAGGTCAGGGCGGTGGTCCTCGCCGAGATCGGGACGCACGGAGTCCTCGACGCTCGCCTCGGCGGCTACCGCGACGGAGAACGCAGCCTCGCCTACCCGCTGGCGGGCTCCACCGGCCCCGGCGACCTGGTCATCGCCGACCGCGGCTTCTGGTCGGTCGAGTTCGCGCACGTCTTCACCGTGGCGGGCGCGGATCTGCTGGTCAGGCTCCAGTCCAACCATCTCGGCACCGCTCAGGAAGAACTACCGGACAGCTCGTATCTGTCGATGGCGCGACCAGGCAAGGAGGTCCGACTCCGAGCCGCGCGAGAGGGCCGGACTCTGCCCCGGCACGTGATCTACCGCGTCATCACCTTCACCAAGGACGGCAAGGTCGCCTATCTGGGCACGACACCCGCTCGTTCACCGAGGCCAGGCGGGAGGCCCGCGCACGCCTCCTTCCGGCCCGGCGTAATCGCGACTGCCCACGCGCAATCAAGAAGCCGAACCGCTGGCCCGTGCTGA
- a CDS encoding siderophore-interacting protein, with protein MAEGRARKVGTAVVVRTERLSPHMVRIVLGGAGLAGFGAGRFTDHYVKLLFAPEGVTYTTPWDLDRIKAVHPREEWPRQRAYTVRAWDPILLELTLDFVVHGDEGLAGPWAARVQPGELVRFLGPGGAYAPDPVAGWHLLVGDESALPAIGAAMERMPAGARVHALVEVEGPLDELEITTPDGIAPVWIHRGSRPIGEALAEAVQALAFPSSDVHAFVHGEAGFVRSLRHHLRVERGIPRERLSISGYWRLGETDEGWRAIKRDWNAEVEAEQERPLAAATS; from the coding sequence GTGGCAGAAGGACGAGCCCGCAAGGTCGGCACCGCGGTGGTCGTGCGGACCGAGCGGTTGAGTCCGCACATGGTGCGGATCGTGCTGGGCGGTGCGGGTCTGGCCGGATTCGGCGCGGGCAGGTTCACCGACCACTACGTGAAACTGCTCTTCGCACCGGAGGGAGTCACCTACACCACCCCCTGGGACCTGGACCGGATCAAGGCCGTCCACCCCCGCGAGGAATGGCCGCGCCAGCGCGCGTACACGGTGCGCGCCTGGGACCCGATCCTCCTGGAACTGACCCTCGACTTCGTGGTCCACGGCGACGAGGGCCTGGCCGGCCCCTGGGCCGCCCGCGTCCAGCCGGGTGAACTCGTACGCTTCCTCGGCCCGGGCGGGGCCTACGCCCCGGACCCGGTGGCCGGCTGGCACCTGCTGGTCGGCGACGAGAGCGCGCTGCCGGCGATCGGCGCGGCGATGGAGCGGATGCCCGCCGGGGCGCGGGTGCACGCGCTCGTGGAGGTCGAGGGCCCGCTCGACGAGCTCGAGATCACCACCCCCGACGGCATCGCCCCGGTCTGGATCCACCGCGGCTCCCGCCCGATCGGGGAGGCGCTGGCCGAGGCCGTCCAGGCCCTGGCCTTCCCCTCCTCCGACGTACACGCGTTCGTGCACGGCGAGGCCGGCTTCGTCAGATCGCTGCGCCACCACCTGCGCGTCGAGCGCGGCATCCCCCGCGAGCGCCTGTCCATCTCCGGCTACTGGCGCCTGGGCGAGACGGACGAGGGCTGGCGCGCGATCAAGCGCGACTGGAACGCGGAAGTCGAAGCCGAACAGGAACGCCCCCTGGCAGCCGCCACGTCCTGA
- a CDS encoding 5'-3' exonuclease, with protein MLLDTASLYYRAYFGVPDSVKAPDGTPVNAVRGLLDFIGRLVQDHRPDDLVACMDADWRPHWRVELIPSYKAHRVAQETESGPDVEETPDTLAPQVPIIEAALDAFGIARVGVAGYEADDVIGTLTGRATGPVDIVTGDRDLYQLVDDAKRRRVLYPLKGVGTLQVTDEAWLREKYGVDGPGYADLALLRGDPSDGLPGVPGIGEKTAAKLLDAYGDLAGIIAAIEDPKSKLTPTQRKRLDESRPYLAVAPKVVQVASDVPLPPFDPALPAAPAQPDLVAALAHRWGLSGAVERLGSALRL; from the coding sequence ATGCTCCTGGACACCGCTTCCCTCTACTACCGCGCGTACTTCGGCGTGCCCGATTCCGTGAAGGCCCCCGACGGCACTCCGGTCAACGCCGTCCGCGGCCTGCTCGACTTCATCGGCCGCCTCGTGCAGGACCACCGCCCCGACGACCTGGTGGCCTGCATGGACGCCGACTGGCGTCCCCACTGGCGGGTGGAACTGATCCCCTCCTACAAGGCCCACCGGGTCGCGCAGGAGACGGAGAGCGGCCCCGACGTCGAGGAGACCCCGGACACCCTGGCCCCGCAGGTCCCGATCATCGAGGCGGCCCTGGACGCCTTCGGCATCGCCCGGGTGGGTGTCGCCGGGTACGAGGCCGACGACGTGATCGGCACCCTGACCGGCCGCGCCACCGGCCCGGTGGACATCGTCACGGGCGACCGCGACCTGTACCAGCTGGTCGACGACGCGAAGCGGCGCCGGGTCCTGTACCCGCTGAAGGGCGTGGGCACCCTCCAGGTGACCGACGAGGCCTGGCTCCGCGAGAAGTACGGGGTGGACGGCCCCGGCTACGCCGATCTGGCGCTGCTGCGCGGGGACCCGAGCGACGGCCTGCCGGGCGTCCCCGGCATCGGCGAGAAGACGGCGGCGAAGCTGCTGGACGCCTACGGGGATCTGGCCGGAATCATCGCGGCGATCGAGGACCCCAAGTCGAAGCTGACCCCCACCCAGCGCAAGCGGCTGGACGAATCGAGGCCGTATCTGGCGGTTGCCCCGAAGGTGGTCCAGGTCGCCTCGGACGTTCCGCTTCCGCCGTTCGACCCGGCGCTCCCGGCCGCTCCGGCACAGCCGGATCTGGTCGCGGCGCTCGCGCACAGGTGGGGCCTGAGTGGGGCAGTGGAACGTCTGGGCAGCGCACTTCGCCTTTGA
- a CDS encoding helix-turn-helix domain-containing protein: MDDRDGTDGKNGRGATIGADDKERDRDKESKEPLRVGVAVRKRRRALQLTLAAVSARSGLSVPFLSQIENERARPSMRSLERVADALETTAVDLLAASDTARTVDLVRAGDESALTPVPGVRPLVRGHHQLHALEFTGDQDAGREYQHRNDELMYVVSGACQVEAEGRAYRLENGDALFLSGGVRHRWRAVTEDTRILIVAVGEHIHATSEPPSPGQ, from the coding sequence ATGGACGACAGGGACGGCACCGACGGCAAGAACGGACGCGGAGCGACGATCGGCGCGGACGACAAGGAGCGGGATCGGGACAAGGAGTCCAAGGAACCGCTGCGGGTGGGCGTGGCCGTGCGCAAGAGACGCCGGGCCCTGCAGCTGACCCTCGCGGCGGTGTCCGCGCGCAGCGGGCTGTCGGTCCCCTTCCTGAGCCAGATAGAGAACGAGCGGGCCCGGCCCAGCATGCGGTCCCTGGAGCGGGTCGCCGACGCCCTGGAGACCACGGCCGTCGATCTGCTGGCCGCTTCCGACACCGCCCGTACGGTGGACCTCGTACGGGCCGGCGACGAGTCCGCGCTGACCCCCGTTCCCGGCGTACGGCCCCTCGTGCGCGGGCACCACCAGCTGCACGCGCTGGAGTTCACCGGGGACCAGGACGCGGGCCGCGAGTACCAGCACCGCAACGACGAGCTGATGTACGTGGTCTCGGGCGCCTGCCAGGTGGAGGCCGAGGGGCGGGCGTACCGGCTGGAGAACGGCGACGCGCTGTTCCTGTCCGGCGGGGTGCGCCACCGCTGGCGGGCCGTCACCGAGGACACCCGGATCCTGATCGTCGCGGTCGGCGAGCACATCCACGCGACCTCCGAGCCGCCCTCGCCCGGACAGTGA
- a CDS encoding helical backbone metal receptor: MRVVSLVPSLTEAVAVSAPGALVGVTDWCTHPAAALEGVARVGGTKNPDVRAIAELRPDLVLANEEENRAPDLAALREAGLEVLVTEVRDLPQALTELDRVLVGAMGLKRPGWLADAEAAWARVEPAGPPRTAFVPIWRRPWMVLGRDTFAGDLLARLGVRNAYAGHAERYPGIPAAELAAAGCELVVFPDEPYRFTPGDGPEAFPGIPAAFVDGRHLTWYGPSLVEAPTALAAALRAPV; the protein is encoded by the coding sequence GTGCGCGTCGTTTCGCTGGTGCCGTCCCTGACCGAGGCGGTGGCCGTGAGCGCGCCCGGGGCGCTGGTCGGGGTGACCGACTGGTGCACGCATCCGGCCGCCGCTCTGGAGGGCGTGGCGCGCGTCGGGGGGACGAAGAACCCCGACGTACGGGCGATAGCGGAGCTGCGCCCGGATCTGGTCCTCGCCAACGAGGAGGAGAACCGGGCTCCGGACCTGGCCGCGCTGCGGGAGGCGGGGCTGGAGGTGCTGGTCACCGAGGTACGGGACCTCCCGCAGGCCCTCACCGAACTGGACCGGGTGCTCGTGGGCGCCATGGGGCTGAAGCGGCCCGGGTGGCTGGCGGACGCGGAGGCTGCGTGGGCCCGCGTGGAGCCCGCCGGACCGCCGCGGACGGCCTTCGTGCCCATCTGGCGCCGGCCCTGGATGGTGCTGGGGCGCGACACCTTCGCCGGGGACCTGCTGGCCCGCCTCGGCGTGCGCAACGCCTATGCCGGGCACGCGGAGCGCTACCCCGGGATCCCGGCGGCCGAGCTGGCCGCCGCCGGCTGCGAACTGGTGGTGTTCCCGGACGAGCCGTACCGCTTCACGCCCGGGGACGGGCCCGAGGCCTTCCCCGGTATCCCCGCCGCCTTCGTCGACGGCCGCCACCTGACCTGGTATGGCCCGTCCCTGGTGGAGGCGCCGACGGCTTTGGCCGCTGCCCTGCGGGCCCCGGTCTAG
- a CDS encoding TDT family transporter: MATTLVRPAPTTSGTSGALQTTAHKAPSLRHLGPNWYASVMGTAIIANAGATLPYQLPGQRVVCQIFWVLAATALAVLLTARAGHWLHHRDQARAHLLDPAVAPFYGCLSMALLAVGGGALIVGKDLIGVPAAVAVDTFLFTAGTAIGLLAAVAVPYLMVVRHKVEAHQATPVWLLPVVAPMVSAALGPLLIPHLPAGQAREAMLLGCYAMFGLSLLATLLLLPLIFGRLIFHGPLPLLLTPTLFLVLGPLGQSTTAVNSLADMAPRSMAGQYSGALSAFAVVYGVPVMGFALLWLALAAAMLLRAARGGMGFAMTWWALTFPVGTCVTGAAGLARHTGLAAFSWLAAALFLALLTAWLLAAANTLRGLATGRLLAAPR; the protein is encoded by the coding sequence ATGGCCACCACCCTCGTACGCCCCGCTCCCACCACCTCCGGGACCAGCGGAGCCCTCCAGACCACAGCCCACAAGGCTCCCTCCCTGCGGCACCTCGGCCCGAACTGGTACGCCTCCGTCATGGGCACGGCGATCATCGCCAATGCCGGCGCGACCCTCCCGTACCAGCTGCCCGGCCAGCGCGTGGTCTGCCAGATCTTCTGGGTGCTGGCCGCCACCGCCCTCGCGGTCCTGCTGACCGCCCGCGCCGGCCACTGGCTCCACCACCGCGACCAGGCCCGCGCCCACCTGCTGGACCCCGCCGTGGCCCCCTTCTACGGCTGCCTCTCGATGGCCCTGCTGGCCGTCGGCGGAGGCGCGCTCATCGTCGGCAAGGACCTCATCGGGGTCCCCGCCGCCGTGGCCGTGGACACGTTCCTGTTCACCGCCGGCACCGCGATAGGCCTCCTCGCGGCCGTCGCCGTCCCCTACCTGATGGTGGTCCGCCACAAGGTCGAGGCCCACCAGGCCACCCCCGTCTGGCTGCTCCCGGTGGTCGCCCCCATGGTCTCCGCGGCGCTCGGCCCCCTGCTCATCCCCCACCTCCCCGCCGGCCAGGCCCGCGAGGCCATGCTGCTCGGCTGCTACGCGATGTTCGGCCTCAGCCTGCTCGCCACCCTGCTGCTGCTCCCCCTGATCTTCGGCCGGCTGATCTTCCACGGCCCCCTCCCCCTGCTCCTCACCCCGACCCTGTTCCTGGTCCTGGGCCCCCTCGGCCAGTCCACCACCGCGGTCAACTCCCTCGCGGACATGGCGCCCCGGTCGATGGCGGGCCAGTACTCGGGCGCCCTCTCCGCCTTCGCGGTCGTCTACGGGGTCCCCGTGATGGGATTCGCGCTGCTGTGGCTGGCGCTGGCCGCGGCGATGCTGCTGCGGGCCGCCCGGGGCGGCATGGGGTTCGCCATGACCTGGTGGGCGCTGACCTTCCCCGTCGGCACCTGCGTCACCGGAGCCGCCGGACTGGCCCGGCACACCGGTCTCGCCGCCTTCTCCTGGCTGGCCGCGGCCCTCTTCCTGGCCCTGCTGACCGCCTGGCTCCTGGCCGCCGCGAACACCCTGCGCGGCCTCGCGACCGGCCGCCTGCTGGCAGCGCCCCGCTAG
- a CDS encoding LysR family transcriptional regulator, whose product MGNGRGHEEWVEGQLPLAHRVPDLGAMELLLAVARMGSLSAAARRLGITQPAASSRIRAMETRLGVALVDRSPRGSTLTAEGALVTDWARRVVEAAEAFDAGAQALRGRRDSRLRVAASMTIAEYLLPGWLIALRGQRPDTAVSLHAGNSAVVAERVLAHEADLGFVEGLSVPEGLDSVVIAQDRLVVAVAPGHPWARRTRGVEPAELAATPLILRERGSGTRQVLDAALAGCGGLAEPLLELASTTAVKAAAVSGAGPCVLSELAVGDEMAGRRLVSVPVLGAGLERELRAVWPAGARPAGPARDLLALTRR is encoded by the coding sequence ATGGGTAATGGGCGCGGTCATGAGGAGTGGGTCGAGGGGCAGCTTCCGCTGGCGCACCGGGTCCCGGACCTGGGAGCCATGGAACTGCTGCTCGCGGTCGCGCGCATGGGCAGCCTGAGCGCCGCCGCGCGGCGGCTCGGGATCACCCAGCCCGCCGCCAGCAGCCGGATCCGGGCGATGGAGACCCGGCTCGGGGTCGCGCTGGTGGACCGCTCCCCGCGCGGGTCGACGCTGACCGCGGAGGGCGCGCTGGTCACGGACTGGGCCCGGCGGGTGGTGGAGGCGGCCGAGGCCTTCGACGCGGGCGCGCAGGCGCTACGGGGCCGCCGCGACTCCCGGCTGCGGGTCGCCGCCAGCATGACCATCGCGGAGTACCTGTTGCCCGGCTGGCTGATCGCGCTGCGCGGGCAGCGGCCCGACACGGCGGTGTCGCTGCACGCGGGGAACTCGGCGGTGGTGGCGGAACGGGTGCTCGCGCACGAGGCGGACCTCGGCTTCGTGGAGGGGCTGAGCGTGCCGGAGGGACTGGACTCGGTGGTCATCGCGCAGGACCGCCTCGTGGTGGCGGTGGCCCCCGGGCACCCCTGGGCCCGGCGCACGCGCGGGGTGGAGCCGGCGGAGCTGGCGGCGACCCCGCTGATCCTGCGGGAGCGGGGGTCGGGGACCCGGCAGGTCCTGGACGCGGCGCTGGCCGGGTGCGGGGGGCTGGCGGAGCCGCTGCTGGAACTGGCCTCCACCACCGCGGTGAAGGCGGCGGCGGTGAGCGGGGCCGGGCCGTGCGTGCTGTCGGAACTGGCGGTCGGGGACGAGATGGCGGGGCGGCGGCTGGTGTCCGTGCCGGTGCTCGGAGCGGGGCTGGAGCGGGAGCTCCGCGCGGTGTGGCCCGCGGGGGCCCGGCCGGCGGGGCCCGCGCGGGATCTGCTGGCGCTGACCCGGCGCTGA
- a CDS encoding gamma-glutamyl-gamma-aminobutyrate hydrolase family protein, which produces MPRPLIGITTYVEQSTRYGVWDVPTALIPTGYYELIQASGGTAVLLPPDEPEAAAEVLSRLDGLVIAGGPDVDPVRYGAARDPRTGPAATQRDTWELSLISAALASGTPLLGICRGMQALNVALGGTLIQHIDGHVRSPGVVSWHPVTPVPGTLYAALVPEVSEVPTYHHQAVDRLGRGLIASSHAADGTVESIELPGAPWTLGVQWHPELDKDTRVMSALITAALQPSGV; this is translated from the coding sequence GTGCCCAGGCCGCTCATCGGCATCACCACCTACGTCGAGCAATCCACCCGCTACGGGGTGTGGGACGTCCCGACCGCCCTCATCCCCACCGGGTACTACGAGCTCATCCAGGCCTCGGGCGGCACCGCCGTCCTGCTCCCGCCGGACGAACCGGAGGCGGCGGCGGAGGTGCTGAGCCGACTGGACGGCCTGGTCATCGCGGGCGGCCCCGACGTGGACCCGGTCCGGTACGGGGCCGCGCGCGATCCCCGCACCGGACCGGCCGCGACCCAGCGCGACACGTGGGAACTCTCCCTGATCTCCGCGGCCCTGGCCTCGGGCACGCCGCTGCTCGGCATCTGCCGGGGCATGCAGGCGCTGAACGTGGCCCTGGGCGGCACCCTGATCCAGCACATCGACGGCCACGTACGGAGCCCCGGGGTGGTCTCCTGGCACCCGGTCACCCCGGTCCCCGGGACCCTGTACGCGGCCCTGGTCCCGGAGGTGTCAGAGGTCCCCACCTACCACCACCAGGCCGTGGACCGCCTGGGCCGCGGCCTGATCGCCTCCTCCCACGCCGCGGACGGCACGGTGGAATCCATCGAACTCCCCGGCGCCCCCTGGACCCTGGGCGTCCAATGGCACCCGGAACTCGACAAGGACACCCGCGTCATGTCAGCCCTGATCACAGCGGCACTTCAGCCGTCCGGCGTTTGA